The following nucleotide sequence is from bacterium.
GAAGACAACAAACAAATCCTTGATCAGTTGAACAGATTTAAATTAATAATATTATTTATTAATTTTCTTATAATATTTTCTGCTGCTACAAGCATTACAAGCGTTTTTATAATGCTTATAGCTTCAAAAGCAAAAGAAATAGGGATTTTAAAATCAATGGGTGCTGAAAATATATCCATAATGGCGATTTTTATGGTGCAAGCTTTATCATTAAGTATTCTTGGGTACTTTTTAGGTCTTTTAGGAGCTAAAATATTGATTATTTGGTATTCAAAACTAATTGAGTCTGCAGGAGAAACTGTTTTTACTTCACAAGTTCCTGTATTCAATTTAAACATAAGTTATGCAATACTGGCTTTTTTCTATTCGGTCTTTACAAGTATAATGGCAAGCATTTTGCCTTCTTATCAAGCTGCCAAGTTGCGTCCTGTGGAGGCAATAAATGGTTGAAGCAGAAAATGAACTACTCTTAGAGCTAAAGAACATAAATAAAATTTATCAGGGAATACAACCAGTACATGCCCTTACTGAAATAAATTTAACTATACAAAAAGGAGAATTTATTGCAGTAGTAGGCCCCAGCGGTTCAGGTAAAAGCACTTTGATGAATGTTTTAGGTCTTTTAGATAAACCTACTTCGGGAAGACTTTACTATTTGGGGAATGAAACTTCAAAATGGAATGAGAAACAAAAAGCAATATTCAGAAACAAAGAAATTGGATTTATATTTCAGGCGCATCTTTTGCTTCCTGAGTTTACAGCACTGGAAAATGTTTTAATGCCCGCGTATATAGCAAGACAAATCAATAATTCTCTGGAAAAAAGAGCAAAAGAAATTTTAACTATTGTAGGGCTGGGTGATAAATTTAATGTTAAGCCGACAAATCTTTCCGGTGGACAAAATCAACGTATTGCAATAGCGAGAGCATTAATGAACCAACCTTCGGTAGTTTTTGCAGACGAACCGACAGGCGCACTTGATCAAAAGACAGGTAACGATATTTATAATTTATTTAGAAAAATAAACGCTGAAGAAAACATGACTTTTATAATTGTTACGCATGAAAGAAATTTTGCTCAAAAAGCCGACAGGATAATAGAAATAGTCGACGGAAAAATAGTTAATAAAGAATAAAAAAAATACTTTGTAACTTCATGTAACAAGTAATAAGGATTTTTGAAATCAGAGGATTGTTTTTGTTTTTATTAATATAGAGAACGATAACCCTATTTGATTTTAAGTGTGTGTAGTCGATGTATGTGCTGTGGAGGTATATAAACATGTCATTACTTAACCCTATTAGTTCTGTAGGTTCAAAACCATCACGCCTTCCTGAAAGTACGGGCGTCTTGGGATTCCAGACATCTCCTATTTTTACCGCGTCAATCTTTAGCAGTCCAGGTATTTCTAAAGGCGGTACAGAAACTACCGGAGTAAACTCGTTTAGTTCCAGTTCCGGATCCAGTTTAAATGTCGTAACTTAAAAAATTAAATAATATAAACAAAAAAAGAACCTGCTGTAGACAGGTTCTTTTTTCTAAAAGTAAACTTATTATTTTTTAGATGATTTAGTTGCTGTTTTATGACTTGAAGCTGATTTAGTTGAAGATGCTTTTGATGTTGAAGACGATTTATGTTTTGATGATGATTTATTAGTTTTATCTGTTGATGATTTATGGGTTTCACTACTTTTATCCGTTGAATCTGATTTATGAGTTTTGTTTTTTGAATCGGTTGAGTCTGATTTATGACCTTTATGAGATTTATCAGTTGAATCGGTACTACCTGAAGAACTAGAGCTGCCGGCACTATCTGTACTGCCGGTGCTACCAGTATTACCTGAACTACCGGTACTGCCACCTGATGAATCAGATCCGCCGCTGCCACCGGATTGTTGTCCACCCATTAATTGTTGTAACATTTGCATAAGCATTTGCATTATTGAACTTGAGTCTTGACCGTCTTGACCGCCTAAACTTTTTAAAAGAGAAGCCAAGTCTTGATTTTTATTACCTGAAGTACTAGAAGCAGGATTTTGTGAAGAGAAAATGCTTTGACCTTGGAACTGTTGACCATAATTAACTTGTTGTCCTGAATTTTGTGGCTGTAATGGTAAGAAGTTGCTTGGGTTAATAGAATTAATTGACATGTGTGTGTTCTCCTTCATTTTTTATAACTACAGTTTTATAACCTTTTTGGTTTATTTTGTTTTTATTTGGTTATATATATATTAAAAAAAATGCGGCTACAAAAGTGCTATTTTTTATATAACAAATAAATAATAAAGCTTTATTTTGGTAATAAAAAATCACAGAGTTGGAAATAACAGGCATTTCCTGCTCTTTACAAAATTTAACAAATTAAACCGATTTTTATAAATTACCAAGCGTCTTTTTCATGTTATCAAGGCAAAGCCTTGATAAAACTCGCAAAATTAGCGCTAATATGTGTTTATCTTGTGTTTTTCTGCTGATTTTGCCGAAACCATGCCAAATTCTAAATAACTCAAATTGCTAAATCGCCAAAATCATCATTGCGAGCATAGCGAAGCAATCTATAAAAAATAAAATGGATTGCCGCGTCGAGTCTAAAGCCTCTCCTCGCAATGACGCGTAAGTTTGTTTAGAGTTAAATAGTAAGAAGCATGAAAATTTTTTGCATGTTCAATAGAAGCTGTTCTGACAAAATCAAAACAAACTTCTTAAAACAAGCCTTTAAAGCTTCTATATCTTAATTTTTAATATTTTTCTTCAATACACTTCAAATTATTACATTTTCGGAAACTTTCTCCTGGTTTTCCGAACATAAGCCGCATGAGCAAAAATCTTTGGCTCATCATCTCGTTAAAACTATTTCCTATACAATCATATTTATTAATAGTTCTGTCTGTATCCCCGAGAGTTTTTTTAATTAAGCAGCTCAAGTCCCCTTTATCAAGTCTTTCCGCAAAATTCCCCGTTCCCTCTGCTGCTTTAATTAAGCCTTCTTGAAATTTACAATTACCTGTGACCTTGTCTACATCAACAGAAATTTTATTTATATTAGAGACTATAGATCCAATTTTTGCAGAATTTTTCGGTATGTAAGCTGCTGAAGATTTTATATTTTGTTGCAGTTCAGGTGAAGTAGAAATATTTTTTATCGAGACACTTGCCGTATGAAAATTACTTGCACTTAAAGCCGCCTCGCTGATAATTTTTTTGAAATCACCGCGGTTGGAAGATAATATTTCATCGAGATGTTTAAATACTTGTTCTGCCTTTTTAGTTGCAGCAGCGGTATTTATGGTTGTCTTGCCAACTGCTTTAATTGTCCTGTTAACTGTTCCTTCTTTAACAGCTATACTTATTGCTTTTGCCAATAATTCCATATCAGAAAGTTTTCCTTCTATAATATCGCCATTCTTAAGAATTTTTTCAGACGGATTATCAGGGTATAAAATTTCCAGATAATTTTGACCTGTAATGCCGGTCGTTTTAATTTCCGCATAAACATTATTAGGTACATCTATATGTTTTTTATATATTGAAACCGCGACCAGGGTATATCTAAAATCCTTGGAAAAGTCAGTACCGTCGATTTTTCCAATATTAACACCATGATAATACACAGGAATACCTTTGGGGATTGGTCCGCACTCTGCAAATTTTACTGTAATTGCTTTTTCGGGGACAAATGAAAAAAATCTGAGCCATAAAATTGAAAATATTAACAGCACTAAAGTAAAGATTATAAAAATTCCTGCTTTAAACAAAATGGCTTCATTCTCTGATTTTCTTTTCGTAGTCAATTTTCTTCACCTTTTATATTGATTTAAGACTTCAATGTTGTCAGAAAATTAATTTAATCTGAATTTAACAGATCTTCAATAGAGCATCTCTCCCTAAAACTTCTTGGATAAGGAGATTCATCTGTCATAAAGTTTTCTATCACTCCTTCCCAACGTATTTTTCCATCATAAAGAACTAGTACTCTGTCTGAAACTTTTTTGATGGTTTCGAGATCATGCGTAACAACTACTGAG
It contains:
- a CDS encoding ABC transporter ATP-binding protein; this encodes MVEAENELLLELKNINKIYQGIQPVHALTEINLTIQKGEFIAVVGPSGSGKSTLMNVLGLLDKPTSGRLYYLGNETSKWNEKQKAIFRNKEIGFIFQAHLLLPEFTALENVLMPAYIARQINNSLEKRAKEILTIVGLGDKFNVKPTNLSGGQNQRIAIARALMNQPSVVFADEPTGALDQKTGNDIYNLFRKINAEENMTFIIVTHERNFAQKADRIIEIVDGKIVNKE
- a CDS encoding MlaD family protein, which gives rise to MTTKRKSENEAILFKAGIFIIFTLVLLIFSILWLRFFSFVPEKAITVKFAECGPIPKGIPVYYHGVNIGKIDGTDFSKDFRYTLVAVSIYKKHIDVPNNVYAEIKTTGITGQNYLEILYPDNPSEKILKNGDIIEGKLSDMELLAKAISIAVKEGTVNRTIKAVGKTTINTAAATKKAEQVFKHLDEILSSNRGDFKKIISEAALSASNFHTASVSIKNISTSPELQQNIKSSAAYIPKNSAKIGSIVSNINKISVDVDKVTGNCKFQEGLIKAAEGTGNFAERLDKGDLSCLIKKTLGDTDRTINKYDCIGNSFNEMMSQRFLLMRLMFGKPGESFRKCNNLKCIEEKY